Proteins found in one Bremerella volcania genomic segment:
- a CDS encoding ExbD/TolR family protein: MKLRKNEVHGREKIEVPMTPMIDIVFQLLVFFIMTFKIVAMEGDFNINMPQAAAGAPSTSLQVPMKLKLRAGPNGALQSVALNNTSFSGSAREKFAQLQDAIVEQIGVADGPSSAQEESEIEIDADYQLQYTYVIEAITAVTGRIDPKTGEVQKLIEKIKFAPGAGG; this comes from the coding sequence ATGAAACTTCGCAAGAACGAAGTCCACGGACGCGAAAAGATCGAAGTGCCGATGACGCCGATGATTGACATCGTGTTTCAGCTCCTCGTCTTTTTTATCATGACGTTCAAAATCGTCGCGATGGAAGGGGACTTCAACATCAACATGCCCCAGGCAGCGGCAGGGGCGCCCAGCACAAGCCTTCAGGTTCCCATGAAGCTGAAGCTGCGTGCCGGCCCAAATGGCGCCCTGCAGTCGGTGGCTCTCAACAACACCTCCTTCAGCGGAAGCGCACGAGAAAAGTTCGCTCAGTTGCAGGATGCGATCGTCGAGCAAATTGGGGTGGCCGACGGTCCGAGTTCGGCCCAGGAAGAATCGGAAATCGAAATCGATGCCGATTATCAGCTTCAATACACCTACGTCATTGAAGCCATCACGGCGGTGACTGGCCGTATTGATCCGAAGACAGGCGAAGTGCAAAAACTGATCGAGAAGATCAAGTTCGCTCCTGGGGCCGGTGGTTAA
- a CDS encoding MotA/TolQ/ExbB proton channel family protein gives MLRRSQAFSLSLCVASVALMLGIFLTTQAVTAQDAAADAEPAAAEPADAEPVGNGDTTAPAEAPKTVFEWVYTALSYYFWIFMVISIVFVALLVMNIMNARRENVVPLALVESFEACLEENQVQEAYDMAKEDESFLGKVLSAGLEKVSQGYDKAIEAMQEVGEEENMKLDHRLSYLALIGTLSPMIGLFGTVDGMIQSFSVIARSGGTPDASALANGISTALFTTLVGLALAIPAIAAYNILRNRVDRLALEVGITSEGLMSRFQNVGK, from the coding sequence ATGTTGCGTCGATCTCAAGCGTTTTCCCTGTCCCTCTGCGTGGCTTCTGTGGCCTTGATGTTGGGTATTTTTCTGACCACTCAGGCAGTCACTGCCCAAGATGCCGCAGCCGACGCCGAGCCAGCAGCAGCGGAACCAGCCGATGCTGAACCCGTAGGCAACGGTGATACGACCGCTCCAGCCGAAGCCCCCAAAACGGTCTTCGAGTGGGTTTACACCGCTTTGAGCTACTACTTCTGGATCTTCATGGTGATCTCGATCGTGTTCGTGGCCCTGCTGGTAATGAACATCATGAATGCCCGCCGCGAGAACGTCGTTCCGCTGGCCCTGGTTGAAAGCTTCGAGGCCTGTCTGGAAGAGAACCAGGTTCAAGAGGCCTACGACATGGCCAAGGAAGACGAGTCGTTCCTCGGTAAGGTTCTTTCGGCCGGTCTGGAAAAGGTCTCCCAAGGCTACGACAAAGCCATCGAAGCGATGCAGGAAGTGGGCGAAGAAGAGAACATGAAGCTCGACCACCGTCTAAGCTACCTGGCTCTGATCGGTACGCTCAGCCCGATGATCGGCTTGTTCGGTACGGTCGACGGGATGATCCAGTCGTTTAGCGTGATCGCCCGTAGTGGTGGTACGCCAGACGCTTCAGCACTGGCCAACGGTATTTCGACCGCTCTGTTCACCACGCTGGTTGGTTTGGCATTGGCCATTCCTGCGATTGCCGCCTACAACATCCTTCGCAACCGCGTCGATCGCTTGGCGTTGGAAGTTGGTATCACCAGCGAAGGTCTGATGAGCCGTTTCCAGAACGTCGGCAAGTAG
- the xerD gene encoding site-specific tyrosine recombinase XerD yields the protein MPRKLKLKLKRPLPQPEGERTERLIASMVMYLTNECHLSPNTIQAYSRDLQRFRTWLGTNNPTTLTIAQLSDYVAWLHSQNLAPASVARHIISLKVFFRYLQLEGIMQDNLAELLGCQKLWQKIPSVIPPYQIDDFLTAPWSEDLYWRRDRAILEVLYACGCRASEIAGLDTKNVHLNEGHCRLHGKGNKQRIVPLGKKAIAACLQYLEKERPKLAARGFDSPAFFLTRTGRPLRREAIWELVKKYARRAGIDPAVSPHTLRHSFATHLLAGGADLRQVQELLGHASIATTQIYTHVDQTRLKKVHAAFHPRA from the coding sequence ATGCCCCGAAAATTAAAACTAAAACTCAAACGGCCGCTGCCCCAACCGGAAGGGGAGCGAACCGAGCGGCTGATCGCATCGATGGTGATGTATTTGACCAACGAATGCCATCTTTCGCCCAATACCATCCAAGCTTATTCGCGGGATTTACAGCGATTTAGGACATGGCTGGGGACCAACAATCCCACGACGCTGACCATCGCCCAGCTTTCCGACTACGTGGCATGGCTCCACTCGCAGAACCTGGCCCCTGCGTCGGTGGCCCGGCATATCATCTCGCTGAAGGTCTTCTTCCGTTACTTGCAGTTGGAAGGGATCATGCAGGACAACCTGGCAGAACTGCTTGGTTGTCAGAAGCTATGGCAAAAGATCCCTTCAGTGATCCCCCCCTATCAGATCGACGACTTCTTAACGGCTCCGTGGAGCGAAGACCTTTACTGGCGGCGAGATCGTGCCATTTTGGAAGTCTTGTACGCTTGTGGCTGCCGAGCCTCGGAGATCGCCGGACTCGATACAAAAAACGTTCACTTGAATGAAGGACATTGCCGCCTTCACGGTAAGGGGAACAAGCAGCGGATCGTCCCGCTTGGCAAAAAAGCGATCGCGGCGTGTCTGCAATACCTGGAAAAGGAACGTCCCAAGCTGGCTGCACGCGGCTTCGATTCGCCGGCGTTCTTTCTCACGCGAACCGGTCGACCACTGCGACGTGAGGCGATCTGGGAACTAGTCAAGAAGTATGCCCGCCGTGCCGGGATCGACCCGGCGGTAAGCCCTCACACGCTACGGCATAGCTTTGCCACGCACCTGTTGGCTGGCGGTGCCGATCTTCGCCAGGTGCAAGAGTTGCTCGGACACGCGAGCATCGCGACGACTCAAATCTACACGCATGTCGATCAGACGCGCCTAAAAAAAGTTCACGCCGCGTTTCATCCGCGAGCGTGA
- a CDS encoding tetratricopeptide repeat protein, producing MRQILLQAVTMALVAGGPLLADSVRTDSGAQTGTIVGATKDAVQLSKGGSNVEIPTNEIVEIALDAEPFDVKTARRMVQNGQFADAIDKLQGVEGGNNELVKQEIDFLRAYSMGKLALAGSGDRQKAAQALLGFATSSSNSFHFYDVARMLGDLAVSGGDYASAAKYYGGLKSAPWPDYRMSAQVLAGRALLAQDKTAEAIANFDEVMAANATVSGAARQKSFAAVGKAKALAASGKPAEGITLAQKVVDNADPDDKELFGRAYNALGLCHLKQSNPKEALLAYLHTDILFYTDPEIHAEALYYLSNIWKDLNDPDQATDARNLLNDRYPGSIWANRQ from the coding sequence ATGCGTCAGATTCTCTTACAAGCCGTCACCATGGCGCTGGTCGCCGGTGGACCGCTCTTGGCTGATTCGGTTCGCACCGACAGCGGCGCTCAAACGGGCACCATCGTTGGCGCAACCAAAGATGCCGTCCAACTGAGCAAAGGGGGCTCGAACGTCGAGATTCCCACCAACGAGATCGTTGAAATCGCACTCGACGCAGAACCGTTCGACGTCAAGACGGCCCGCCGAATGGTCCAGAACGGTCAGTTCGCTGACGCAATCGACAAGCTGCAAGGGGTCGAAGGGGGCAATAACGAACTCGTCAAGCAAGAGATCGATTTCCTGCGTGCCTACTCGATGGGTAAGCTGGCCTTGGCTGGTTCCGGCGATCGTCAAAAGGCCGCACAGGCACTGTTGGGTTTTGCGACCAGTTCTTCCAACAGCTTCCACTTCTACGACGTTGCCCGTATGCTGGGGGATCTCGCTGTTAGTGGTGGTGACTACGCTTCGGCCGCCAAGTACTACGGTGGTTTGAAGTCCGCTCCTTGGCCCGATTATCGCATGTCTGCCCAGGTCCTGGCTGGTCGAGCCTTGCTGGCCCAGGACAAAACAGCCGAAGCGATCGCGAACTTCGATGAAGTGATGGCGGCCAACGCGACCGTTTCGGGTGCTGCCCGTCAAAAGAGCTTTGCCGCCGTCGGAAAAGCCAAAGCCTTGGCTGCCAGCGGCAAGCCTGCCGAGGGAATCACGCTCGCTCAGAAAGTGGTCGACAATGCCGACCCGGATGACAAAGAACTGTTCGGCCGTGCCTACAACGCCTTGGGGCTCTGCCATCTGAAGCAAAGCAACCCGAAAGAAGCGCTTCTGGCTTACCTGCACACCGACATCCTCTTTTACACCGATCCGGAAATTCACGCCGAGGCGTTGTATTACCTTTCCAACATCTGGAAGGACCTGAACGATCCCGATCAGGCCACCGATGCACGAAACTTGCTCAATGACCGCTACCCCGGCAGCATTTGGGCTAATCGGCAATAA
- a CDS encoding lysophospholipid acyltransferase family protein, producing MQNIIIEKPYRFVPPHRGTGWPAFIQRFNLYGKYLQYFEGVQSYEVRGADRLKKSLDAKHGILLAPNHSRMSDPLVLGFLAKEVDCNLYSMASWHLFNQGWFKAWAIRVMGGFSVYREGVDRKSLATAVDAMVEADRPLVVFPEGSTTRTNDYVHPLLDGVAFVARSAAKRRIKEGRGDTVIHPIGIKYVFQGDIDATVRPVLHEIEQRLGWRTSEELRLLERVERMGEGLFCLEEIRYSGRAHSGDDMATRTSRLIDCILHPLEKEWLRVESTGNIMPRIKALRSRMLPDMIEGKLSPEERSRRWMQLEDIYVAQQISCYIPNYLQDYPSIDRLLETVERYEEDLKDKTTVHGALKVIIDVDEPILVTDERRPKGDEDPLMSQLRYQLQAKMTELSTESKIYGCE from the coding sequence ATGCAGAATATCATCATTGAAAAGCCATACCGATTTGTTCCGCCGCATCGCGGAACCGGTTGGCCTGCGTTCATTCAACGATTCAATCTCTACGGCAAGTATCTCCAATACTTTGAAGGCGTTCAGTCTTACGAGGTTCGCGGCGCAGATCGCCTGAAGAAGTCGCTTGATGCCAAGCACGGCATCCTTTTGGCTCCCAATCATTCCCGTATGTCCGACCCACTGGTGTTGGGCTTTCTGGCGAAAGAAGTCGATTGCAATCTCTATTCGATGGCCAGTTGGCATCTCTTCAACCAAGGGTGGTTCAAAGCGTGGGCCATTCGCGTCATGGGGGGCTTCAGCGTTTATCGCGAAGGGGTCGATCGCAAGTCCCTGGCCACGGCAGTCGATGCGATGGTCGAGGCCGATCGGCCGCTGGTCGTGTTTCCCGAAGGTTCAACGACACGTACCAATGATTACGTCCACCCGCTCTTGGATGGAGTCGCTTTCGTCGCTCGTTCCGCAGCCAAGCGGCGAATTAAGGAAGGTCGCGGCGACACGGTAATCCACCCGATTGGCATCAAATACGTCTTTCAGGGAGATATCGACGCGACCGTCCGCCCGGTGCTGCACGAAATCGAACAACGTCTCGGCTGGCGAACGTCCGAGGAACTGCGTCTGCTCGAACGCGTCGAACGCATGGGCGAAGGGCTGTTCTGTCTTGAGGAAATTCGTTATTCGGGGCGTGCCCATTCCGGCGACGACATGGCGACCCGCACTTCGCGCTTGATTGACTGCATACTGCATCCGCTGGAAAAGGAATGGCTGCGGGTCGAATCGACCGGTAACATCATGCCACGGATCAAAGCACTTCGCTCACGCATGCTACCCGACATGATCGAGGGGAAACTCTCGCCCGAAGAGAGATCGCGGCGATGGATGCAACTGGAAGACATCTATGTCGCGCAGCAGATCTCGTGTTACATTCCGAACTATCTGCAAGACTACCCGAGCATCGACCGCCTGCTGGAAACGGTCGAGAGATACGAAGAAGACCTGAAGGACAAGACAACCGTCCACGGCGCGTTGAAAGTCATTATCGACGTCGACGAGCCAATACTGGTCACCGACGAGCGGCGCCCGAAGGGAGACGAAGATCCGCTGATGTCGCAGTTGCGATACCAACTCCAGGCCAAAATGACTGAACTCTCCACCGAGTCGAAAATCTACGGCTGCGAGTAA
- a CDS encoding ExbD/TolR family protein, giving the protein MKIKKNKREMLEGDLTPMIDMTFQLIAFFMVLINFTQADQNKKIQLPQSELAKPPEVPFENAITLQMYQDGLAYFDGNDYTMDALRQRLVVEKQIADDFKAETGGAKSVTVIIRGDGRVATGKVQEMIKLCQDVGFEKFALRAKEEAPN; this is encoded by the coding sequence ATGAAGATCAAAAAGAATAAACGGGAGATGCTCGAAGGGGACCTAACCCCGATGATCGACATGACGTTTCAGTTGATCGCATTCTTCATGGTGCTGATCAACTTTACCCAGGCCGATCAAAACAAGAAGATTCAGCTCCCGCAGAGTGAACTGGCGAAGCCGCCCGAAGTTCCCTTTGAAAACGCCATCACCTTGCAAATGTACCAGGATGGTCTGGCGTATTTCGATGGCAACGACTACACGATGGATGCGCTGCGGCAACGTTTGGTCGTCGAGAAGCAAATTGCTGACGACTTCAAAGCGGAAACCGGCGGTGCCAAAAGCGTAACTGTCATCATTCGTGGCGATGGCCGTGTCGCCACCGGCAAAGTGCAAGAGATGATCAAGCTTTGCCAGGACGTCGGTTTTGAAAAGTTCGCCCTCAGGGCTAAAGAAGAAGCTCCCAATTAA
- a CDS encoding 3'-5' exoribonuclease YhaM family protein: MIQVDRLAELQHGQDADFFAQLFQKDRRLTRQGRPFYLLEFRDRTRNIAATIWEGSPHEVACRDQWTVGHFYKIRGTFQETIHGGKVEIKRLRPVEQSDHESGFDPATCQPSSEADTQELFDYLLDLVDQEIATPELHSLVTAIFENHRQRIEALPGALHHHHAYAGGFLEHVYSVTQNVLYLLNTYRGQHPSLRDPITRQLTIAGAMLHDIGKLLELDEEVANTAYTSPGELIGHLILGRDLVRDTARELGIDLNADWLLRLEHLVVSHQGTAANGSPKPPMTWEANLIYWADELDGNIFRLAKACQQQDDGDPFVPKSNPFGRRVYRGDLPSQSENPS, encoded by the coding sequence GTGATTCAAGTCGACCGCTTAGCAGAGCTGCAGCACGGCCAAGATGCCGATTTCTTCGCTCAACTTTTCCAGAAGGACCGCCGGCTGACGCGGCAAGGACGTCCGTTTTACTTACTTGAGTTTCGTGATCGCACTCGCAATATCGCCGCGACGATCTGGGAAGGATCACCTCACGAGGTAGCTTGCCGTGACCAATGGACGGTTGGCCACTTCTATAAGATCCGAGGCACTTTCCAAGAGACGATTCATGGAGGCAAGGTCGAGATAAAACGTCTCCGCCCCGTAGAACAGAGCGATCACGAAAGCGGCTTTGATCCCGCGACCTGCCAGCCGTCTTCCGAGGCGGACACGCAAGAGCTGTTCGATTACCTGCTGGACTTGGTCGATCAAGAGATCGCTACCCCAGAGCTTCACTCCCTGGTCACGGCAATCTTTGAGAATCATCGGCAGCGTATCGAAGCGTTACCTGGCGCACTACATCACCACCATGCGTACGCCGGCGGTTTCCTGGAGCATGTCTACAGCGTGACCCAGAATGTTCTCTACCTGCTGAACACCTATCGCGGCCAGCATCCTTCCTTGCGCGATCCGATCACGCGGCAGTTGACCATCGCCGGAGCCATGCTGCACGACATCGGCAAGCTCTTGGAGTTGGACGAAGAAGTCGCGAATACAGCCTACACTTCCCCCGGTGAACTGATAGGGCACCTCATACTGGGACGCGATCTGGTACGAGACACCGCTCGCGAACTTGGAATTGATCTGAACGCGGATTGGTTGCTTCGCCTGGAACATCTCGTTGTGAGTCACCAAGGAACGGCTGCCAACGGAAGCCCCAAGCCTCCGATGACCTGGGAGGCTAACTTGATCTACTGGGCGGATGAACTCGACGGAAACATCTTTCGACTGGCCAAGGCATGCCAGCAGCAGGATGATGGGGATCCCTTCGTGCCAAAAAGCAACCCGTTTGGGCGACGCGTCTACCGGGGGGATTTGCCATCGCAATCGGAAAACCCGTCATAA
- a CDS encoding tetratricopeptide repeat protein — protein MRITKQILLATGLLLAFSSITTAKEPFDEFFNGLLQRGYHEQAIWYIESMANNPGLSDDVKKTLDYRKALAQIESARRSANLDSREELLVAAGENLAKFLKANPQSDRVIDATIQRGNVLSDQARLAEARARREEKPADKKPLLDTAHKRYEEARKVFEDANKQIREALTALPKVLDPSKDAAKIAFRDEMRASYIQTQLLASNCLFEMAKTLPEDNPDRKKQLEQAAKEFGETYSKYKSRLAGLYARLYEAQAQQALGKSKEAIAIYVDDLMLLGDQPEQFRQVKLKAAIGLAEIWVKQDEQAKVLKDIAPWLASQQLRANQERDEDWLNIKLIVAKAYKKDADGRDNKDKQRGESRREALKLAVDVAKYPSEFQKEALQIRTDLQGEDAVAQDESEAKTFEEAVTAGRDLITEANTQSFAVKKMQADMKATKDKATKDQLASQIEADQKIVDETFRKAEGKFQQALQLADRDTPSDEVNGVQYFLSFLGFQDGDYWQTYARASFVAQRYPNSPSARPCAKMALACALRLFEDAPADNRSFELGLVQDTTDFMVKTWPDSEEAGQALLALIGFQLQQASSKELSWDQQKAMLEAAEKSVAKISDGTAAKADAQLKVGQTYWNLFLRGNALRREAKDNPDAKGVPTEEQLAAIKDKTQSILSAGVDSYQGDDPDYSYVLGALSLIQVYTDIGEPEKAVQLLEKKNVGLMNLVENKNPAATRPGVDQLIYKAAVRAYISALPNTTDASKTEALMANAEKAMAQLKSLVGNDADSQKQLVAIYISLANDLKTQLDNANPASKVALAGAFEKFLNRVAESSTEPNVLNWVGETFYNLGQSFSEDPSFNGDTKSFYNKAIAAYQQIIDKSGSGSLNPALVQQVRVRIAMAQREIGDYQQAITTFTDVLKEKNMMVNVQVEAAKTYYMWGLNGGDSKTFYESLMGAQPNPENKQNVIWGWGRLQAILARYAQAGADPSPFKETFFECRYYLAACRYQFALSQSSKDKKDQYLAAAAKDITSTQSFDPSLGGAEWFQKFDTLMRKIQKDLTGEAKGLDKPSS, from the coding sequence ATGCGGATTACCAAGCAGATTTTGCTCGCTACCGGCCTTCTTTTGGCGTTTTCGTCGATTACGACGGCCAAAGAACCGTTCGACGAATTCTTTAATGGCCTTTTGCAACGCGGGTACCACGAGCAAGCGATCTGGTACATCGAGTCGATGGCCAACAATCCAGGGCTGTCGGACGACGTCAAGAAGACGCTCGACTACCGCAAGGCACTGGCTCAGATCGAATCGGCTCGCCGAAGTGCGAATCTTGACTCGCGTGAGGAACTGCTAGTTGCTGCCGGTGAGAACCTGGCCAAGTTCCTCAAAGCCAACCCGCAAAGCGATCGTGTGATCGATGCGACGATTCAACGCGGCAATGTCCTGTCTGACCAGGCTCGTCTGGCGGAAGCCCGAGCACGTCGCGAGGAAAAGCCGGCTGACAAGAAGCCCCTCCTGGACACGGCTCACAAACGCTACGAAGAAGCGCGGAAAGTCTTTGAAGACGCCAACAAACAGATTCGTGAAGCACTGACCGCATTACCCAAGGTGCTCGATCCGTCGAAGGATGCCGCCAAGATCGCGTTTCGCGATGAAATGCGGGCCTCTTACATCCAAACGCAGTTGCTCGCTTCGAACTGTCTCTTCGAGATGGCCAAGACCCTTCCCGAAGATAATCCAGATCGCAAGAAGCAACTGGAACAGGCAGCCAAGGAGTTCGGCGAAACGTACAGCAAGTATAAGTCGCGTCTGGCTGGTCTGTATGCCCGTTTGTACGAAGCTCAAGCTCAGCAGGCCCTGGGCAAATCGAAGGAAGCAATCGCCATCTACGTCGACGACCTGATGCTGTTGGGCGATCAGCCGGAACAATTCCGGCAGGTCAAACTGAAAGCCGCGATCGGCCTGGCCGAAATCTGGGTGAAGCAGGACGAACAAGCCAAGGTCCTAAAGGACATCGCCCCGTGGCTGGCAAGCCAGCAACTACGAGCCAACCAGGAACGGGACGAAGATTGGCTGAACATCAAGTTGATTGTCGCCAAAGCCTACAAGAAGGATGCCGACGGCCGCGACAACAAGGATAAGCAGCGAGGTGAAAGCCGCCGCGAAGCATTGAAGCTGGCTGTCGACGTCGCCAAGTATCCGAGCGAGTTCCAAAAAGAGGCGTTGCAAATCCGCACCGACCTGCAAGGGGAGGATGCCGTTGCTCAAGACGAGTCCGAAGCGAAGACCTTTGAAGAAGCCGTCACCGCTGGGCGCGATCTTATCACCGAAGCCAACACCCAAAGCTTCGCGGTGAAGAAGATGCAAGCCGACATGAAGGCCACCAAGGACAAGGCCACCAAAGACCAATTGGCCAGCCAGATCGAAGCCGACCAGAAAATCGTTGATGAAACGTTTCGCAAAGCGGAAGGCAAGTTCCAGCAGGCCCTGCAACTGGCCGACCGCGACACGCCTTCGGACGAAGTGAACGGCGTACAGTACTTCCTGTCGTTCCTGGGCTTTCAAGATGGGGACTACTGGCAGACCTATGCTCGTGCTTCCTTCGTCGCTCAGCGTTATCCCAACAGCCCTAGTGCCAGGCCATGTGCGAAAATGGCCCTGGCGTGTGCCCTGCGACTGTTCGAGGACGCCCCGGCCGACAATCGCTCGTTCGAGTTGGGCCTGGTTCAAGACACGACCGACTTCATGGTCAAGACATGGCCAGATTCCGAAGAAGCCGGTCAGGCACTACTGGCGTTGATCGGCTTCCAACTTCAACAAGCAAGCTCGAAAGAGCTATCCTGGGATCAACAAAAAGCCATGCTGGAAGCTGCCGAAAAGTCGGTTGCCAAAATTTCTGACGGGACCGCGGCGAAAGCGGATGCCCAGTTGAAGGTCGGTCAGACGTATTGGAACCTCTTCCTTCGTGGAAATGCCCTGCGTCGTGAAGCCAAGGACAATCCTGACGCCAAGGGAGTTCCCACCGAAGAGCAACTTGCCGCCATCAAGGACAAGACGCAAAGCATCCTCTCGGCTGGGGTCGACTCGTACCAGGGGGATGACCCCGATTACAGCTATGTGCTTGGTGCGCTGTCCCTGATCCAGGTCTACACCGACATCGGCGAGCCTGAAAAGGCGGTACAGCTACTAGAAAAGAAGAACGTCGGCCTGATGAATCTGGTCGAAAACAAAAACCCAGCCGCCACACGACCAGGCGTCGACCAGTTGATCTACAAGGCTGCCGTCCGAGCCTACATTTCGGCACTCCCCAACACGACCGATGCCTCGAAGACCGAGGCGCTTATGGCCAATGCCGAGAAGGCCATGGCGCAGCTCAAGAGCCTGGTAGGTAACGATGCCGATAGTCAGAAGCAATTGGTGGCGATTTACATCTCGCTTGCCAACGACCTGAAAACGCAGTTGGATAACGCCAACCCAGCATCGAAGGTGGCTTTGGCAGGGGCGTTCGAGAAGTTCCTCAACCGCGTCGCCGAGTCCAGCACCGAGCCTAATGTTCTGAACTGGGTGGGTGAAACGTTCTATAACCTGGGGCAAAGCTTCTCGGAAGATCCAAGTTTCAACGGAGACACCAAGAGCTTCTACAACAAGGCGATCGCCGCTTATCAGCAGATCATCGACAAGTCTGGCAGTGGTTCCTTGAACCCAGCACTCGTTCAGCAAGTTCGTGTGCGTATCGCCATGGCCCAGCGTGAAATCGGCGACTACCAGCAGGCCATCACCACCTTCACCGATGTGCTGAAGGAAAAGAACATGATGGTCAACGTGCAAGTGGAAGCCGCAAAGACCTACTACATGTGGGGACTCAACGGTGGCGACTCGAAGACCTTCTACGAATCCCTGATGGGTGCTCAACCCAATCCGGAAAACAAACAGAACGTGATCTGGGGCTGGGGCCGTTTGCAGGCCATTTTGGCACGCTACGCCCAAGCCGGTGCTGACCCCTCGCCCTTCAAAGAAACGTTCTTTGAGTGTCGCTATTACCTCGCGGCCTGCCGTTACCAATTTGCTTTGTCTCAATCGAGCAAAGACAAGAAAGATCAATACCTGGCCGCTGCCGCCAAGGACATTACCTCCACGCAGTCGTTTGACCCGAGCCTGGGAGGTGCCGAGTGGTTCCAGAAATTCGATACGCTGATGCGAAAGATTCAAAAGGACCTGACCGGTGAGGCCAAAGGCCTGGACAAGCCAAGTTCCTAA
- the galE gene encoding UDP-glucose 4-epimerase GalE — protein sequence MRVLVTGGAGYIGSHTARKLAAEGHDVVVYDNLSAGHRGAVGKFPLVVGDLHDGEKLTATLKEYNIESVIHFAAFALVGESVTNPAKYYQNNVIGTLSLLDAMRAADVSRIVFSSTCATYGIPASSPIDESFPQAPVNPYGFTKLAIERALEDYAHAYGMAFAALRYFNAAGASPDGDIGEDHSPESHLIPLVLQVALGQRESISVFGDDYPTDDGTCIRDYIHVDDLADAHLAAMQQITADNCLKLNLGTGRGVSVQEIIQACREVTGMDIPAEIGPRREGDPPALVANADKAHRILNWQPKYMDVRETIETAWRWHQSHPHGFAQ from the coding sequence ATGCGCGTTCTTGTCACCGGCGGAGCAGGCTATATCGGTTCTCACACCGCCCGAAAACTGGCGGCCGAAGGACATGACGTCGTCGTTTACGACAACCTATCTGCTGGTCATCGCGGCGCGGTCGGCAAGTTTCCGTTGGTGGTTGGCGACCTTCACGACGGCGAGAAGTTGACCGCCACCTTGAAAGAATACAACATAGAATCGGTAATCCACTTCGCGGCGTTCGCCCTGGTTGGCGAGTCGGTCACCAACCCGGCCAAGTACTATCAGAACAATGTGATCGGTACGCTGAGCCTGCTCGATGCCATGCGGGCTGCCGATGTGTCGCGGATTGTTTTTTCCAGCACATGCGCCACCTATGGCATTCCGGCGTCTTCGCCCATCGACGAGAGCTTTCCTCAGGCCCCCGTAAATCCTTACGGGTTCACTAAGCTGGCGATCGAACGTGCCCTCGAGGACTACGCTCACGCATACGGGATGGCATTCGCAGCGCTTCGCTACTTTAATGCCGCCGGGGCATCGCCAGATGGAGACATCGGCGAAGACCACTCGCCTGAGTCGCACTTGATTCCTTTGGTTTTGCAGGTCGCTTTGGGACAACGCGAGTCGATCAGTGTCTTCGGTGACGATTACCCCACCGATGATGGAACCTGCATTCGCGATTACATCCATGTCGACGACCTGGCCGATGCGCATTTGGCGGCCATGCAGCAGATTACAGCTGACAATTGCCTGAAACTCAACCTGGGAACGGGGCGCGGCGTCAGCGTGCAAGAGATCATCCAGGCGTGCCGAGAAGTCACTGGTATGGATATTCCTGCAGAAATTGGCCCCCGACGCGAGGGAGACCCCCCTGCCCTGGTAGCCAACGCGGATAAGGCTCATAGAATTCTTAACTGGCAGCCAAAGTACATGGACGTCCGCGAAACGATTGAAACTGCCTGGCGATGGCATCAATCGCATCCTCACGGGTTTGCCCAATAG